In Mucilaginibacter celer, one DNA window encodes the following:
- a CDS encoding MGH1-like glycoside hydrolase domain-containing protein, translated as MNAEQSRLKDTGWKKWGPYVSDRQWGTVREDYSANGDAWNYITHDMARSKAYRWGEEGIAGICDRQQLLCFAIALWNKKDPIIKERYFGLSNPEGNHGEDVKEMYYYLDSTPTHSYMKTLYKYPQNEFPYKLLVDENKRRGRHDPEFELMDTGIFDKNEYFDVFTEYAKNAQEDILIKITIHNRSYQDAPLNVMPTLWFRNTWGWGYDSRKPDFTAHSNKVISVFQKELGQMWLHIDGEAELLFCDNETNSRRLYNYDDGRKYYKDGINDYLIHGADTVNPARIGTKAAVNYDLVVPAGQSVTLRLRLSEDANYGFEDFDEIFATRLTEADQFYNDIHGQTMNPDRRLIQRQAFAGMMWNKQFYYSDIRHWLSGDKGMPRPPAQRENARNSKWKHLNTRDIVSMPDKWEYPWFAAWDLAFHCMPLATIDMAFAKNQLVLLTRDWYMHPNGQLPAYEWDFGDANPPVHAMAVWNIYKADKEANGGKGDTYFLERVFHKLMLNFTWWVNRKDEAGNNIFEGGFLGMDNVGVFDRNTHLPSGQHLEQADGTSWMAMYSLNLLRIATELAETDKAYSDIASKFFEHFIYIVGAMSNFGDSDEGLWDDEDGFFYDQIRFPDNGSVKMRVRSIVGLIPLFATEVLDEKDIADNPIFQDRLKWFAEKRPDLASLVSRWNEKGHNGKHLISLLRGYRMKSLLKYMLDENEFLSEYGIRSLSKYHLKHPFHVSVNGVEFGISYVPGDSDSGLFGGNSNWRGPIWMPINYLIIDSLHRFHQYYGDEFKIECPTGSGNFMNLKEVANELYGRVSKLFMINENGERPVYGKNKKQQTDPHFKDHILFYEFFDGDTGKGLGAAHQTGWTGLIANCLYVE; from the coding sequence ATGAATGCAGAACAATCGAGGTTAAAAGATACCGGCTGGAAAAAATGGGGGCCTTACGTGAGCGACCGCCAATGGGGAACCGTGCGTGAAGATTACAGCGCCAATGGCGATGCCTGGAATTACATTACCCATGATATGGCCCGCAGTAAAGCCTACCGCTGGGGCGAGGAAGGCATTGCCGGTATTTGCGACAGGCAGCAGCTGCTTTGCTTCGCGATTGCTTTGTGGAATAAAAAAGATCCTATTATTAAGGAACGTTATTTCGGATTAAGTAACCCCGAAGGAAACCATGGCGAAGACGTAAAGGAAATGTACTACTACCTGGATAGCACGCCTACACACTCGTACATGAAAACTTTGTATAAATACCCCCAAAATGAGTTTCCGTACAAGTTGCTGGTTGACGAAAACAAACGCCGCGGCCGCCACGACCCGGAGTTTGAGCTGATGGATACCGGTATTTTTGATAAAAACGAATACTTTGACGTTTTTACCGAATACGCCAAAAACGCGCAGGAAGATATCCTGATTAAGATAACCATCCATAACAGAAGCTATCAGGATGCGCCGTTGAATGTGATGCCTACTTTATGGTTCCGCAACACCTGGGGCTGGGGATATGATTCGCGCAAGCCTGATTTTACCGCTCACTCAAATAAGGTAATAAGCGTTTTTCAAAAAGAGCTTGGCCAGATGTGGTTGCATATTGATGGCGAGGCAGAGCTGTTGTTTTGTGATAATGAAACCAACTCGCGCAGGTTATATAATTATGATGACGGGCGTAAATATTATAAAGATGGTATAAATGATTACCTTATTCATGGCGCCGATACTGTTAATCCGGCCAGAATAGGTACCAAAGCCGCTGTAAATTACGATCTGGTTGTCCCTGCCGGCCAAAGCGTTACCCTGCGCCTGCGCCTTTCGGAAGATGCCAATTACGGTTTTGAAGATTTTGATGAGATTTTCGCTACCCGCCTAACCGAAGCCGACCAGTTTTATAACGACATCCACGGCCAAACCATGAACCCTGACAGGCGACTCATTCAACGCCAGGCTTTTGCCGGCATGATGTGGAACAAACAGTTTTATTACTCAGATATCCGCCATTGGTTAAGCGGCGATAAAGGAATGCCCCGTCCGCCCGCGCAAAGGGAAAATGCCCGCAACAGCAAATGGAAGCATTTAAACACCCGCGATATTGTATCCATGCCCGATAAATGGGAATACCCCTGGTTTGCCGCCTGGGACCTGGCTTTTCATTGCATGCCGCTGGCTACCATAGATATGGCTTTTGCCAAAAATCAGCTGGTATTGCTAACCCGCGATTGGTATATGCATCCCAATGGACAGTTACCTGCCTATGAATGGGATTTTGGAGATGCCAATCCCCCCGTGCATGCTATGGCCGTATGGAATATTTACAAAGCCGATAAGGAAGCCAACGGCGGCAAAGGGGATACTTATTTCCTGGAGCGGGTTTTTCATAAACTAATGCTCAACTTTACCTGGTGGGTTAACCGTAAGGACGAAGCCGGGAACAATATTTTTGAAGGTGGTTTTTTGGGAATGGATAACGTCGGCGTTTTTGATCGCAACACCCATTTGCCTTCGGGCCAACACCTGGAACAGGCCGATGGTACCAGTTGGATGGCCATGTATTCGCTCAACCTGCTGCGGATTGCCACCGAACTGGCCGAAACCGATAAAGCTTACTCCGATATTGCCTCCAAGTTTTTTGAGCATTTTATCTATATCGTAGGTGCCATGTCTAACTTCGGCGATAGCGATGAAGGGCTTTGGGATGATGAAGACGGTTTCTTTTACGATCAGATCCGCTTTCCGGATAATGGCTCGGTGAAAATGCGGGTGAGGAGTATTGTGGGTTTGATACCCTTGTTTGCCACCGAAGTGCTTGATGAAAAAGATATTGCTGATAACCCGATTTTTCAGGACAGGCTGAAATGGTTTGCCGAAAAACGCCCGGACCTGGCCTCGCTGGTATCGCGCTGGAACGAAAAGGGGCATAACGGCAAACACCTCATCAGTTTATTAAGGGGGTACCGCATGAAATCGCTGCTGAAATACATGCTTGATGAAAATGAGTTTTTGAGCGAATACGGTATTCGCTCCTTATCAAAATATCACCTCAAACATCCTTTCCATGTTTCGGTAAACGGTGTTGAATTTGGCATAAGCTATGTACCCGGCGATAGCGACAGCGGCCTGTTTGGCGGTAACAGCAACTGGCGCGGCCCGATATGGATGCCCATCAACTACCTCATCATCGATAGCCTTCACCGCTTTCACCAATATTATGGCGACGAGTTTAAAATTGAATGCCCCACCGGATCGGGCAATTTTATGAACCTGAAAGAGGTGGCCAATGAACTTTACGGTCGTGTTTCTAAACTGTTTATGATAAATGAAAACGGTGAGCGACCGGTGTACGGAAAAAATAAAAAGCAACAAACCGATCCCCATTTTAAAGATCATATCCTGTTTTACGAGTTTTTTGACGGCGATACAGGCAAAGGTCTGGGTGCAGCCCACCAAACCGGCTGGACGGGGTTGATAGCTAATTGTTTATATGTGGAGTGA
- a CDS encoding Pycsar system effector family protein: MADQESSSQCAQQPAEVDLGIETLLKVTSSTDQRLSDMADNKAQILITVNSIIISAIISLVLRKLKDNSFLIVPSYLLLTVSLATMILAILSTRPSIPRGKFSVKDLENKKANLLFFGNFYRMKLDDFAVGMKQVLNDKEYLYESLIKDIHTQGVVLGRKYRLLRAAYNVFMFGLIIAIIAFIVSSMKHNSLPDII; this comes from the coding sequence ATGGCAGATCAGGAGTCATCATCGCAATGCGCACAACAACCCGCCGAGGTTGATTTAGGTATTGAAACACTTTTAAAAGTTACATCCAGTACCGATCAGCGCCTTAGCGATATGGCTGATAATAAGGCCCAGATCCTGATCACGGTAAACTCGATCATTATATCGGCCATTATCAGTTTGGTGCTCCGTAAGCTTAAGGATAACTCGTTTTTGATAGTACCCTCGTACCTGCTGCTTACTGTGAGTTTAGCAACTATGATCCTCGCTATTTTATCAACCCGGCCATCAATACCGCGGGGCAAGTTCAGCGTAAAAGATTTAGAGAATAAAAAGGCCAACTTATTGTTCTTTGGCAATTTTTACCGCATGAAGCTGGATGACTTTGCTGTAGGCATGAAGCAGGTGCTAAACGATAAGGAATATTTATACGAAAGCCTTATTAAGGATATTCACACCCAGGGCGTAGTTCTCGGCCGCAAATACCGCCTGCTTAGGGCGGCTTATAACGTGTTTATGTTTGGGTTAATTATCGCTATTATCGCCTTTATTGTTTCATCAATGAAACATAATAGTTTGCCGGATATTATTTGA
- a CDS encoding sugar phosphate isomerase/epimerase family protein — translation MIYSRRNFIKGAGALALGSVALSGKAASFLTPMEHHPVGLQLFTFFGIIDEDVKGTLTKIAGVGYKEIESAFSKKGGYYGMKPKEFKAMANGLGLSWVSHHVLGAQFKLPPGAKMPLGADGKPIVLPPVLNLRDNMQQVVDEVAEGGVKYLVCANSPTATLEEVKSTIAVLNKTGEAAKKAGIQFAYHNHDMEFKAVDGKVPYDLLLSETDAQNVKMELDLAWAVKAGKNPVEMFKAHPGRFPLWHVKDLDASRQNIQPVGGGTIDFKPIFAAAKSAGMKHFFVEHDMPKDAYASITASMGYLKNKLMV, via the coding sequence ATGATTTACAGCAGAAGAAACTTTATTAAAGGTGCCGGTGCGCTTGCTTTGGGCAGTGTGGCCTTATCTGGCAAGGCGGCAAGCTTTTTAACGCCGATGGAACATCACCCGGTTGGTTTGCAGTTGTTTACCTTTTTCGGCATTATTGATGAGGACGTTAAAGGCACTCTTACCAAAATTGCGGGTGTAGGCTATAAAGAAATAGAGTCGGCTTTCAGCAAAAAAGGTGGCTACTATGGCATGAAACCTAAAGAGTTTAAGGCCATGGCAAACGGTTTAGGTTTGAGTTGGGTATCGCACCACGTACTGGGTGCGCAGTTTAAGCTGCCTCCGGGTGCTAAAATGCCCTTAGGAGCGGATGGTAAGCCAATAGTGTTGCCGCCGGTATTAAACCTGCGCGATAATATGCAGCAGGTAGTTGATGAAGTTGCCGAGGGCGGTGTAAAATACCTGGTATGCGCCAATTCGCCTACCGCCACTTTAGAAGAAGTTAAAAGCACCATTGCTGTATTGAATAAAACCGGCGAAGCTGCAAAAAAAGCAGGGATTCAGTTTGCTTACCACAACCATGATATGGAGTTTAAAGCGGTTGATGGTAAAGTGCCTTACGATTTGTTGCTGAGCGAAACTGATGCCCAAAATGTAAAAATGGAGCTTGATTTGGCCTGGGCTGTTAAAGCAGGCAAAAATCCGGTTGAGATGTTTAAGGCTCATCCGGGACGTTTCCCGCTATGGCATGTTAAAGATCTGGACGCCTCACGCCAGAATATACAACCGGTAGGTGGCGGTACAATTGATTTTAAACCAATTTTCGCGGCAGCAAAATCGGCAGGAATGAAACACTTTTTTGTAGAGCATGATATGCCTAAGGATGCTTATGCCAGTATTACGGCCAGCATGGGCTATTTGAAAAATAAGCTGATGGTATAG
- a CDS encoding dipeptidase — protein sequence MFVVDAHLDLSMNALEWNRDLTRSLAEINEREQGLTDKPDRAKATVSLPELRKGNIGLVVATQIARYVAPGNPLPGWHSPEQAWAQTQGQVAWYKAMEDAGEMVQINDLASLENHLKLWNDGTPKDKKPVGYILSLEGADSIVTVRHLERAYNYGLRAVGPAHYGPGRYAQGTDATGYMGPKGHELLKEMERLNIILDATHLCDDSFWEALDHFNGHVWASHNNCRALVNHNRQYSDEMIKALIERGAVIGAALDAWMMVPDWVRGVSTPKGMNCNMEVMVDHIDHICQIAGNALHVGMGTDLDGAFGREQCPYDLESIADLQNVPHLLKKRGYTDEDIQNMMHGNWLRFLRKAWA from the coding sequence ATGTTTGTTGTTGATGCCCATCTTGATTTAAGTATGAACGCCCTCGAGTGGAACCGCGATCTTACGCGCTCCCTCGCCGAAATAAATGAGCGTGAACAAGGTTTAACCGACAAACCAGACCGCGCCAAAGCTACCGTATCGCTGCCCGAATTACGCAAAGGCAATATCGGCCTGGTTGTGGCTACGCAGATAGCCCGCTATGTTGCACCCGGAAACCCGTTACCCGGCTGGCACTCGCCCGAACAGGCCTGGGCACAAACACAAGGCCAGGTAGCCTGGTACAAAGCTATGGAAGATGCCGGCGAAATGGTACAGATAAATGATCTTGCCTCCCTCGAAAATCATTTAAAGCTTTGGAACGATGGTACGCCAAAAGATAAAAAGCCGGTAGGGTATATATTAAGCTTGGAAGGTGCCGATTCGATAGTGACGGTGCGTCATCTTGAACGGGCTTACAATTATGGCCTCAGGGCAGTTGGCCCGGCTCATTATGGGCCGGGCAGGTATGCGCAAGGTACTGATGCTACCGGGTATATGGGGCCAAAGGGACACGAACTGTTAAAAGAAATGGAACGCCTCAATATTATTTTAGATGCCACCCATTTGTGCGACGACAGCTTTTGGGAAGCGCTGGATCATTTTAACGGACATGTTTGGGCAAGCCACAATAACTGCCGGGCTCTTGTAAATCACAACCGCCAGTACAGTGATGAAATGATTAAGGCGCTTATTGAACGTGGCGCGGTGATAGGTGCCGCATTGGATGCCTGGATGATGGTACCTGACTGGGTTAGAGGAGTATCCACACCAAAAGGCATGAACTGCAATATGGAGGTGATGGTTGATCATATTGATCATATTTGCCAGATTGCCGGCAACGCGCTGCACGTAGGTATGGGTACTGATCTGGACGGCGCTTTTGGCCGCGAGCAATGTCCTTATGATCTGGAATCCATTGCCGATTTACAAAACGTGCCCCATCTGCTTAAAAAACGTGGGTATACAGATGAGGATATTCAAAATATGATGCACGGTAACTGGCTGAGGTTTTTGAGGAAAGCCTGGGCGTAG
- the eutC gene encoding ethanolamine ammonia-lyase subunit EutC — translation MKRNIPHEIEPLKALQEFTSARIAIGRVGTSIPLKQSLEFKLAHAHARDAVYSELDLDKLTTSLSHFGVPVVHLHSQVTDRRQYLQRPDLGRKLNNASLAQLQSYRAEFDVAIMVVDGLSATAVNENTKGLLEALIPLLTDSGFKLAPITLVEQGRVAIGDDIGYGLNAKLSLILIGERPGLSAADSLGAYLTYNPKPGLTDESRNCVSNIRHKGLSYKKAAKKIFYLISEAFKRQLSGVDLKDNAGLIAEG, via the coding sequence ATGAAACGCAATATCCCACACGAAATAGAGCCATTAAAAGCCCTGCAGGAATTTACTTCGGCACGGATAGCTATCGGGCGCGTGGGAACGAGTATCCCGCTCAAACAATCGCTTGAGTTTAAGTTGGCTCATGCCCACGCACGCGACGCGGTTTATTCTGAATTGGATCTGGATAAACTTACAACATCACTTAGTCATTTCGGTGTGCCTGTAGTACATCTGCACAGCCAGGTTACCGACAGGCGGCAATACCTGCAGAGGCCCGATCTGGGGCGTAAGCTAAATAACGCATCTTTGGCTCAGTTGCAAAGCTACCGCGCTGAATTTGATGTTGCCATTATGGTTGTTGATGGTCTTTCGGCTACTGCCGTAAACGAAAATACAAAAGGCCTGCTCGAGGCACTGATCCCTTTATTAACCGACAGCGGGTTTAAACTGGCTCCGATAACTTTGGTTGAACAAGGCAGGGTAGCCATTGGCGACGACATAGGCTATGGCTTAAACGCCAAACTTTCGCTGATACTAATAGGCGAGCGGCCGGGCCTGAGCGCAGCCGACAGCCTCGGGGCATATCTCACCTACAACCCTAAGCCCGGCTTAACCGATGAGTCGCGCAACTGCGTTTCAAACATCCGCCATAAAGGACTTTCTTACAAAAAAGCCGCAAAAAAAATATTTTACCTTATTAGTGAAGCTTTTAAACGCCAGCTATCGGGTGTTGATTTAAAGGATAATGCGGGGCTGATAGCTGAAGGCTGA
- a CDS encoding RidA family protein — translation MNTPEENFAALGLNLPPAPKPLGVYKPCLADGKYLYLSGHGPVQDDASLIIGRVGDTISQEDGKLAARQVGLTMLATIKANIGSFNKIKRVIKVLGMVNCTPDFEKHPFIINGASELFAKVWGEENGIGVRSAVGMGSLPDNIPVEIEALFELED, via the coding sequence ATGAACACTCCCGAAGAAAACTTTGCGGCGCTGGGTTTAAACCTGCCGCCTGCACCAAAACCACTTGGCGTTTACAAGCCTTGCTTAGCTGATGGTAAATATTTATACCTGTCGGGCCATGGCCCTGTGCAGGATGATGCCAGCCTGATTATCGGTCGCGTAGGCGATACCATTAGCCAGGAGGATGGCAAGCTTGCCGCCCGCCAGGTTGGCCTAACCATGCTGGCTACCATTAAAGCCAACATCGGCAGTTTTAATAAAATCAAACGGGTTATCAAAGTATTGGGAATGGTAAACTGCACGCCCGATTTTGAAAAACATCCATTCATCATTAACGGGGCCAGCGAACTTTTTGCCAAAGTTTGGGGCGAAGAAAACGGCATTGGCGTACGCAGTGCCGTGGGTATGGGCTCGCTGCCTGATAACATCCCGGTAGAGATTGAGGCGCTTTTTGAATTAGAAGATTAA
- a CDS encoding D-TA family PLP-dependent enzyme produces MSANWYNIQDLDRLDTPALVIYPDRVKTNIATITGMIDNVARLRPHVKTYKNAEVTGLLLEAGINKFKCATIAEAELLAMSKAPDVLLAYQPDGPKLHRFIRLIHAYPKTHFACLVDNDASAKEISDAAERYKLKIDVYLDMNVGMNRTGIAPGFEALQLYMDCGVLPGINPVGLHAYDGHIHDVDLQKRAERCNFAFDPVLKLQQNLKQKGYPEPVIVAGGSPTFPIHAKRPYVECSPGTFVYWDKGYQTGMPEQEFLPAALVITRVISLPGPTKLCLDVGHKSISAENELSKRIYFLNAPQLYPVSQSEEHLVVEAGKNHQYQVGDVLYGIPHHVCPTVALYERAYTIEEENISGEWLNRARDRKITI; encoded by the coding sequence ATGTCAGCAAACTGGTACAACATACAGGATCTTGATAGGCTGGATACCCCGGCGCTGGTAATTTATCCCGATAGGGTAAAAACCAACATTGCCACCATTACCGGTATGATTGATAACGTAGCCCGGCTTCGCCCGCATGTTAAAACCTATAAAAATGCCGAGGTAACCGGCTTACTGCTTGAAGCCGGGATTAATAAGTTTAAATGCGCCACCATTGCCGAGGCCGAATTGCTGGCCATGAGCAAAGCGCCCGATGTGTTGCTGGCTTATCAGCCCGATGGCCCTAAGCTGCACCGTTTTATAAGGCTGATTCATGCTTACCCCAAAACGCATTTTGCCTGTTTGGTTGATAACGATGCTTCGGCCAAAGAAATATCTGATGCTGCCGAAAGGTACAAGTTAAAGATTGACGTGTATCTGGATATGAACGTGGGCATGAACCGTACAGGCATTGCCCCTGGTTTTGAGGCTTTGCAACTTTATATGGATTGCGGTGTGCTGCCCGGCATTAACCCCGTGGGCTTGCATGCTTATGACGGGCACATCCATGATGTTGATTTACAGAAACGTGCCGAACGCTGCAATTTTGCATTCGATCCGGTTTTAAAGCTTCAGCAAAATTTAAAGCAAAAAGGCTACCCGGAGCCGGTTATTGTTGCGGGCGGCTCCCCAACTTTTCCTATTCATGCCAAACGGCCGTATGTTGAATGCAGTCCCGGTACATTTGTTTATTGGGATAAAGGATATCAAACAGGTATGCCCGAGCAGGAGTTTTTACCCGCAGCTTTGGTTATTACACGGGTTATCTCCCTGCCTGGCCCTACCAAGCTTTGTTTGGATGTTGGCCATAAATCAATCTCGGCCGAAAATGAGCTGAGTAAGCGTATCTACTTTTTAAATGCGCCCCAACTTTACCCGGTAAGCCAAAGCGAAGAGCATTTGGTGGTTGAGGCCGGTAAAAATCATCAATACCAGGTTGGCGATGTGCTGTACGGTATTCCGCATCATGTTTGCCCTACCGTAGCGCTGTACGAACGCGCTTATACAATCGAAGAAGAAAATATCAGCGGCGAGTGGCTTAACCGGGCCCGTGACCGTAAGATCACCATTTAA
- the eat gene encoding ethanolamine permease: MAETSTEQLKKVLKPVHLWAIAVGLVISGEYFGWNLGWAVSGTIGLLIATLVITLMYITFIFSYTELTTSIPHAGGAFAYAYRAMGPFGGLIAGYATLVDFLVATPAIAVSLGSYLHFLYPGIPVTEAAVGFVALFILLNMLGVKESATFSVFITILAVIELLLYLGIVSPHFKTANYLADPMPFGWAGVFAALPYAVWFYLAIEGVAMVAEEVDNPKKNIPRGYISAIITLVVLALGVMIITGGLTDWHKLSHLDYPLPEAIGIVLGKGNGLTKIFASIGLFGLIASLHSIILASSRQVFAMARSGYLPRALSNINHKFKTPHWALIVSGVVSCIFIYRFKTDQIIMLSVLGAVVMYIMSMLSIFILRKKEPHLNRPFTAPLYPVFPAIALIICIICLFASVYFNPDMSLIFAGGLVIVLIVFVAMGKHKVALNEDMMNAPAEQGVIESLE; encoded by the coding sequence ATGGCAGAAACATCTACAGAGCAACTAAAAAAAGTTTTAAAACCGGTTCATTTATGGGCTATTGCTGTAGGTTTGGTGATTTCGGGCGAGTATTTTGGCTGGAACCTGGGTTGGGCCGTATCCGGAACCATCGGTTTGCTGATCGCCACGCTGGTAATTACGCTAATGTATATCACTTTTATTTTTAGCTATACCGAATTAACCACTTCCATACCTCATGCGGGCGGGGCGTTTGCTTATGCTTACCGGGCTATGGGGCCGTTTGGTGGTTTAATAGCCGGCTATGCAACGCTTGTTGATTTTTTGGTAGCCACTCCGGCCATTGCGGTATCCTTGGGTAGTTATCTGCACTTTTTATACCCCGGTATCCCGGTAACCGAAGCAGCCGTGGGCTTTGTAGCTTTGTTTATCCTGCTTAATATGCTGGGTGTAAAGGAATCGGCCACGTTTTCGGTATTCATTACCATATTGGCCGTTATTGAGTTGTTGCTTTACCTGGGCATTGTATCGCCGCATTTTAAAACGGCTAATTATCTTGCCGATCCGATGCCTTTTGGCTGGGCCGGTGTGTTTGCGGCGCTGCCTTATGCAGTGTGGTTTTACCTGGCGATAGAAGGTGTTGCCATGGTAGCCGAAGAGGTGGATAATCCTAAAAAAAATATTCCCCGCGGATATATCTCTGCCATTATCACCTTAGTTGTACTGGCATTAGGTGTAATGATAATAACCGGCGGCTTAACCGACTGGCATAAACTAAGCCACCTGGATTATCCGTTGCCCGAAGCCATCGGTATTGTTTTGGGCAAGGGAAATGGCCTGACAAAAATTTTTGCCAGTATTGGTTTATTCGGGCTTATAGCCTCGCTGCATAGTATTATACTGGCATCATCAAGGCAGGTATTTGCCATGGCGCGCAGCGGTTATTTGCCGCGTGCGCTATCAAACATCAACCATAAATTTAAAACCCCGCACTGGGCGCTTATAGTAAGCGGCGTAGTGAGTTGTATTTTTATTTACCGGTTTAAAACAGACCAGATCATTATGCTATCTGTACTGGGTGCCGTGGTGATGTACATTATGAGTATGCTGAGCATTTTCATTTTACGCAAAAAGGAACCACATTTAAACCGGCCATTTACAGCACCACTATATCCGGTTTTCCCGGCAATAGCGCTGATTATTTGCATAATATGCCTTTTTGCATCGGTATATTTTAACCCGGATATGAGTTTGATTTTTGCCGGAGGCCTGGTAATTGTGTTGATAGTTTTTGTTGCGATGGGAAAACACAAAGTTGCATTAAACGAGGATATGATGAATGCGCCTGCAGAGCAAGGCGTCATTGAGTCATTGGAATAA
- a CDS encoding ethanolamine ammonia-lyase subunit EutB — protein sequence MYRHTIHHRVYKFADLKALLGKASPLRSGDELAGLCADGYEERVAAQITLADVPLKNFLNEAVIPYEQDEITRLIIDEHDVLAFSHISHLTVGELRDWLLSDETDCHTLTTIAPGLTPEMVAAVSKLMRNQDLIAMAAKCEVVTRFRNTIGLKGHFSTRLQPNHPTDDPRGVAASIIDGLLFGSGDAVIGINPATDSPAAVSSLLILMDELRHRFEIPTQTCVLSHITTTLQLVNEGAPVDLCFQSIAGTEKANASFGVNLSLIEEAYQATLSLKRGTVGNNVMYFETGQGSALSANAHFGVDQQTCEVRAYAVARKFKPLLVNTVVGFIGPEYLYDGKQIIRAALEDHFCGKLLGLPMGVDVCYTNHAEADQDDMDNLLTLLGVAGCNFVMGIPGSDDIMLNYQSTSFHDALYLRKVLGLKPAPEFERWLIKQGIVDDKGNMLPVKEHGLLGEVR from the coding sequence ATGTACCGCCACACCATACATCACCGGGTTTATAAATTTGCCGATTTGAAAGCATTGCTCGGCAAGGCTTCGCCTTTACGCTCGGGCGATGAGTTGGCAGGCTTGTGTGCCGATGGCTATGAGGAACGTGTGGCAGCGCAGATTACCCTGGCCGATGTTCCACTTAAAAATTTCTTGAACGAGGCGGTGATTCCTTATGAACAGGACGAAATAACGCGCCTCATTATTGATGAACATGATGTTTTAGCGTTCAGCCACATCAGCCATCTTACCGTTGGCGAACTGCGTGATTGGCTTTTAAGCGATGAAACAGACTGCCATACTTTAACTACTATTGCGCCCGGTCTAACTCCCGAAATGGTTGCCGCTGTATCAAAACTGATGCGCAACCAGGATTTGATAGCCATGGCCGCCAAATGCGAGGTGGTTACCCGTTTTCGTAATACAATAGGTTTAAAAGGGCATTTCAGCACGCGTTTACAACCCAATCACCCTACAGATGATCCACGGGGGGTGGCTGCCAGTATTATAGATGGTTTGCTGTTTGGCAGCGGCGATGCGGTTATCGGCATTAACCCTGCTACAGATAGCCCGGCTGCGGTGAGTAGTTTACTTATTTTAATGGACGAATTACGCCACAGGTTTGAGATCCCCACACAAACCTGTGTTTTAAGCCACATCACCACTACCTTGCAACTGGTTAACGAAGGCGCACCGGTCGATCTGTGTTTTCAATCCATCGCCGGTACCGAAAAGGCTAATGCCAGCTTCGGCGTTAATTTGAGTTTGATTGAGGAGGCTTACCAGGCTACGCTGTCGTTAAAGCGGGGTACTGTTGGTAATAATGTAATGTATTTTGAAACCGGGCAGGGTAGTGCGCTCTCGGCGAATGCCCATTTCGGGGTAGATCAGCAAACCTGCGAGGTTAGGGCTTATGCTGTGGCCCGTAAGTTTAAGCCTTTACTGGTGAATACGGTAGTGGGCTTTATCGGTCCCGAATATCTATACGATGGCAAGCAGATTATCCGCGCAGCGCTCGAAGACCATTTTTGCGGGAAGCTGTTAGGCCTGCCCATGGGCGTTGACGTTTGCTATACCAACCACGCCGAAGCCGACCAGGACGATATGGATAACCTGCTCACCCTGTTGGGCGTGGCGGGCTGTAATTTTGTAATGGGCATTCCCGGATCGGACGATATTATGTTGAATTATCAATCCACTTCCTTTCATGATGCACTGTACCTGCGCAAGGTGCTTGGTTTAAAACCCGCACCCGAATTTGAACGCTGGTTAATTAAGCAGGGGATTGTTGATGATAAAGGAAATATGCTGCCGGTTAAGGAGCATGGGCTGTTGGGAGAGGTGAGGTAA